In one Nitrospira sp. CR1.1 genomic region, the following are encoded:
- a CDS encoding response regulator, producing MRTNQAEPAARPPLKPAPDHAQPSRPSPLKILLVEDMEDNRVLVSVFLKAPPYKLDLAEHGAAGVEKFQSGQYDLVFMDIQMPIMDGYEAIRVMRRWEQEQQRGQTPIIALTGNTHAEDIEKARAAGFTAHVTKPLKKTTLLEAIQRYAITPSGEESAS from the coding sequence ATGCGGACGAATCAAGCCGAGCCGGCTGCCCGGCCGCCCCTCAAGCCGGCGCCGGATCACGCTCAGCCCTCCCGGCCTTCCCCCCTGAAGATCCTGCTGGTCGAGGATATGGAAGACAATCGAGTCCTGGTGTCCGTCTTCCTGAAAGCCCCGCCGTACAAGCTGGACCTGGCTGAACACGGTGCCGCAGGAGTCGAAAAGTTTCAATCCGGACAGTACGACCTAGTCTTCATGGACATTCAGATGCCGATCATGGACGGCTACGAGGCGATCCGCGTCATGAGGCGATGGGAGCAGGAGCAACAACGCGGCCAGACTCCAATTATTGCCCTGACCGGCAACACCCATGCCGAAGACATCGAGAAGGCCCGGGCCGCGGGGTTTACCGCCCATGTGACCAAACCGCTCAAAAAGACCACGCTGCTGGAGGCGATACAACGCTATGCGATCACCCCTTCAGGCGAGGAGTCGGCCTCATGA